Proteins co-encoded in one Malus domestica chromosome 09, GDT2T_hap1 genomic window:
- the LOC103444469 gene encoding protein RALF-like 33 — translation MVVESTQYSSMRRNAGEVEVASLPDRCDGLSGEDCLNIKEEEEEGDEDTEEAETTRCISYGALERDKVPYDRRGSSYYNCGTSGQVNPYHRGCSVITYCAREG, via the coding sequence ATGGTGGTGGAGTCAACACAATACTCGAGCATGAGGCGTAACGCCGGTGAAGTAGAAGTAGCTTCACTACCGGATCGGTGTGATGGCTTGTCGGGTGAGGATTGCCTGAACAttaaggaagaggaggaggagggtgaCGAGGACACGGAAGAAGCTGAAACCACAAGATGCATAAGCTATGGAGCCCTAGAGAGGGATAAAGTTCCATACGATCGACGAGGCAGTTCTTATTATAATTGTGGTACATCTGGACAGGTCAATCCTTACCATCGTGGCTGCAGTGTCATTACATATTGTGCAAGGGAGGGATGA